Proteins from a single region of Belliella baltica DSM 15883:
- a CDS encoding transposase: MKDRTRRSFDKEFKKMVVELHKGGKSSNEIGRELGIPGDMVRRWSREYEFHGDQSFAGNGKPILSAEQREIAELKKALKEAQIERDILKKAVSIFSKSDNKYSGS, encoded by the coding sequence ATGAAAGACAGGACAAGAAGAAGCTTTGACAAGGAATTTAAGAAGATGGTTGTCGAACTTCACAAGGGTGGTAAATCATCCAATGAGATTGGTAGGGAGCTGGGAATCCCCGGCGATATGGTACGCCGTTGGAGTAGGGAGTATGAATTCCACGGTGATCAAAGCTTTGCAGGGAACGGAAAACCGATACTGAGTGCTGAGCAACGTGAAATAGCCGAATTGAAAAAAGCGCTGAAAGAAGCCCAGATCGAGCGGGATATCTTAAAAAAGGCCGTAAGCATCTTCTCCAAGAGCGACAACAAATATTCAGGTTCATGA
- a CDS encoding IS3 family transposase, whose protein sequence is MEKSAERSPDRAGYLKKGRKHLLQERQQIFRFMSDHREEFAVEKMCQVFGVSRSSFYDWLNRKPSKRALENDVLRQTIQEVTAQTKSRLGSPKLTLELEGRGIFISRPRVARLMKLMGIRSVISKKFKVCTTESDHPYAPSKNVLDRDFTATRPGEKWVSDITYVRTQQGWLYLTIVMDLFDRKIIGWSMSRTLEANPTVVAALQMALRNRPVNPNELIFHSDRGVQYACEEFRSLLQNHRIIQSMSRKGNCWDNAVAENFFKIIKSELIYQLPLLNIGQTQIEIFEFIEIWYNKKRKHSYLNYLTPEQFGEKTKTKAA, encoded by the coding sequence ATTGAAAAAAGCGCTGAAAGAAGCCCAGATCGAGCGGGATATCTTAAAAAAGGCCGTAAGCATCTTCTCCAAGAGCGACAACAAATATTCAGGTTCATGAGCGATCACCGAGAGGAATTTGCTGTTGAGAAGATGTGTCAGGTTTTCGGTGTTTCCAGAAGTAGTTTTTACGATTGGCTAAACAGGAAACCTTCCAAAAGAGCCTTAGAAAACGATGTATTGCGACAAACCATCCAAGAGGTGACAGCGCAAACCAAATCCAGACTTGGCAGTCCAAAACTGACCCTGGAGCTCGAGGGCCGAGGGATCTTTATCTCCAGACCCAGGGTAGCCAGACTGATGAAATTGATGGGTATCCGGAGTGTCATCAGTAAGAAATTCAAGGTATGTACCACCGAATCTGATCATCCGTATGCTCCGTCAAAGAACGTGTTAGACCGGGATTTTACCGCTACACGACCGGGAGAGAAATGGGTGTCCGATATCACTTATGTAAGAACTCAGCAAGGCTGGCTATATCTGACAATAGTAATGGATCTATTCGACCGGAAAATCATCGGTTGGTCTATGAGCAGGACACTGGAGGCGAATCCAACGGTGGTCGCAGCACTGCAAATGGCACTGAGAAACAGGCCGGTAAATCCCAATGAATTGATATTCCATTCCGACCGTGGAGTCCAGTACGCCTGTGAAGAGTTCAGGTCCTTGTTGCAGAACCACCGGATAATCCAGAGTATGAGCCGAAAAGGAAACTGTTGGGACAATGCCGTGGCAGAGAACTTCTTTAAAATCATCAAATCAGAATTGATCTACCAGCTTCCACTATTGAACATCGGACAGACACAGATTGAGATTTTTGAGTTTATCGAAATATGGTACAACAAAAAGAGAAAACATTCCTACTTGAATTACCTCACCCCGGAGCAATTCGGAGAAAAAACAAAAACAAAAGCAGCCTAA
- a CDS encoding ParA family protein, with protein sequence MFITQINPNRILTKTIVEKLTEDLQDKVFDTKIRINVALAEAQLQGQSIFDYAPDSNGAKDYELLVDEILSKLN encoded by the coding sequence GTGTTTATTACCCAAATCAACCCAAACCGAATCCTGACCAAAACCATTGTGGAGAAACTCACCGAGGATCTCCAGGATAAAGTGTTCGACACCAAAATCCGAATCAACGTAGCATTGGCCGAAGCACAGCTGCAGGGACAAAGCATATTTGACTATGCACCAGACTCGAACGGAGCTAAGGATTATGAACTGCTGGTCGATGAAATTTTAAGCAAGTTAAACTGA
- a CDS encoding patatin-like phospholipase family protein produces MKRKVSLVLSSGGSRGLAHIGAINELEKQGFEISSISGSSIGAVIGGLHAMGKLPEYTDWVKTINRQVIWGLLDFALSTSGLLKGDKVFDKMKTIIPDMNIEEMRIPFAAVATDLLNEREMIFKSGSFYEAIRASVAIPTVFIPVMYKNLLLVDGGVLNPVPIEYVERKQDYILVVVNLYGDKKNELNKNVLPNNNSNDNQLNGLMKNMAKLVSSGDKGSLGYYSMLTTTTAAMIHKIARQHIERYKPDILINIPNDSANTFDFHKADELIKIGEMVASEQITKYRIL; encoded by the coding sequence ATGAAAAGGAAAGTATCATTAGTATTATCAAGTGGCGGCTCAAGAGGGCTGGCTCATATTGGTGCTATTAATGAATTGGAGAAACAAGGGTTTGAAATATCCTCTATTTCGGGATCTTCTATAGGCGCTGTTATTGGCGGACTCCACGCGATGGGTAAATTACCCGAATACACCGATTGGGTAAAAACAATAAACCGACAGGTAATCTGGGGACTTTTGGATTTTGCTTTGTCAACCTCCGGGTTACTGAAAGGGGATAAAGTATTTGACAAAATGAAAACAATTATCCCCGACATGAACATTGAGGAGATGCGTATTCCTTTTGCGGCTGTAGCTACTGATCTGCTGAACGAACGCGAAATGATTTTTAAATCGGGTAGTTTTTATGAGGCCATTCGGGCATCGGTAGCAATTCCAACCGTTTTTATACCGGTTATGTATAAGAACTTATTGCTGGTAGACGGGGGGGTGTTAAATCCGGTTCCCATTGAGTATGTAGAACGTAAACAGGATTACATTCTTGTTGTGGTAAATCTATACGGAGATAAAAAAAATGAATTAAACAAAAATGTTTTGCCAAATAACAATTCGAACGATAACCAGCTTAATGGCCTCATGAAAAATATGGCCAAACTGGTTTCATCAGGAGATAAAGGAAGTTTAGGTTATTATTCTATGTTAACCACAACCACTGCTGCTATGATACATAAAATTGCCAGGCAGCATATTGAAAGGTACAAACCGGATATCTTAATCAATATCCCTAATGATTCGGCCAATACCTTCGACTTTCATAAAGCAGATGAACTGATAAAAATAGGGGAAATGGTTGCCAGTGAACAAATAACAAAGTATAGAATATTATAA
- a CDS encoding TolC family protein, whose amino-acid sequence MKKIIIIAATLFLITEGYSQTTLSLQESKDLAIKNNVHIKNSALEMEMAQEVKKNAFTNYFPKVSATAFAMRAMDPIIKFNMPGGNLPVYDGNPANLATATEFAYFPGLNLQLLDRATVGLLNITQPIFVGGKISNGNKLAQLGVDVKEKQQQLSLNETLLKTEQQYWQIVVLQEKEKTIAQYEALLNDVSKQVKDAFKSGLIIKNDALKVQIKQSELRTNKSKLQSGKQLAIRQFCQTIGIVYDSALVLQEDLQNIQLPNTYYTDIEAALPNRAEYQLLQQSVKAEQLQTKMKRGDYMPQLAVGAAGYSFNSYYEGTNTTTNGLVYGTVSIPISDWWGGSHAIKEHKIKEQIAENTFNDTKGLLKLQMEKAWTDVNESYRQIIMMEETVKQTDENLKVMQTSYNSGVVTLSDLLEAQALQTETADKLIEAKTQYQLAISTYLQVTGTSREVKNMR is encoded by the coding sequence ATGAAAAAGATAATTATCATAGCTGCCACTTTATTTCTCATAACAGAAGGATACAGCCAGACAACGCTGAGCCTACAAGAAAGTAAAGACTTGGCGATTAAAAATAATGTACACATTAAAAACAGTGCATTGGAAATGGAGATGGCTCAGGAGGTAAAGAAAAATGCTTTTACCAACTACTTTCCTAAAGTAAGTGCAACAGCATTTGCTATGCGTGCGATGGACCCCATCATTAAATTCAATATGCCGGGAGGAAATTTGCCGGTATATGACGGCAATCCGGCTAACCTCGCAACGGCAACAGAGTTTGCTTATTTTCCAGGTTTAAACCTCCAGCTTTTAGATAGAGCAACGGTTGGATTACTCAATATAACCCAACCCATTTTTGTTGGTGGAAAAATCAGCAACGGAAATAAACTCGCCCAATTGGGAGTTGACGTAAAAGAGAAGCAACAACAATTAAGTTTAAATGAAACGCTATTAAAAACAGAACAACAATACTGGCAGATTGTAGTGCTTCAGGAAAAAGAAAAGACCATCGCACAATATGAAGCGTTGTTAAACGATGTAAGCAAGCAAGTAAAGGATGCCTTCAAATCAGGGTTAATTATTAAAAACGATGCGTTGAAAGTACAGATAAAGCAAAGTGAACTTAGAACCAATAAAAGCAAACTGCAAAGCGGCAAGCAGTTAGCGATTAGGCAGTTCTGTCAAACCATCGGTATAGTGTATGACTCAGCGCTGGTATTGCAGGAAGATTTGCAAAACATACAATTGCCAAACACTTATTACACCGATATCGAAGCTGCATTACCAAACCGGGCAGAATATCAGTTGTTGCAGCAATCGGTAAAAGCAGAGCAGTTACAAACTAAAATGAAAAGGGGCGATTATATGCCTCAGTTAGCTGTAGGTGCTGCTGGTTATTCCTTCAACAGCTATTACGAAGGAACTAATACTACTACCAATGGTTTGGTTTATGGCACAGTGTCTATACCCATTTCCGATTGGTGGGGAGGCTCGCACGCCATCAAGGAACATAAAATCAAGGAACAAATTGCCGAGAACACTTTCAATGATACCAAAGGTTTATTAAAGCTTCAGATGGAAAAAGCCTGGACTGATGTAAACGAATCTTATCGTCAAATTATAATGATGGAAGAAACTGTAAAGCAAACCGATGAGAATCTGAAAGTAATGCAGACCAGTTATAACAGTGGTGTTGTCACCCTTTCGGACTTACTGGAAGCACAAGCACTGCAAACAGAAACTGCTGATAAATTGATTGAAGCCAAAACTCAATATCAACTGGCAATATCAACCTATTTACAAGTTACCGGTACCAGTAGAGAGGTTAAGAACATGCGTTAA
- a CDS encoding efflux RND transporter permease subunit, with translation MTTHKFNVIELAMRYKQIAITITSLLVLFGIFSLWVMPRNEFPEFIIRQGLIIGVFPGATSEQVEDQLATKVESFLYGFKEVNREKTYSISREGMLVVFVEVNNNVKDPDGFWDKIKFGLSELKLQLPPQVLALIANNDFGDTAALLLTIQSESKTYKELEKELKIIETELRKIKAVSKVKHYGIQQEQIAIYLDNAKLAYYGVRPITVLAAMQLEGAVYYGGELNNSELITPIHIPANFKSEEDIKNQIVYADPAGNIIRMKDIATVVRKYKEPDSFIKNNGAKSLLVSLEMQPGNNIVDFGKQVDQSLASIRTKISSDVNLDKIADMPTAVDRSIIHFLKEFFIAIIAVIIVTMLLLPLRVAAVAGVTIPITIFITVGILYLLGVELHTVSLAGLIVVLGMVVDNAIVVIDSHVEKLDHGETPWDAAWKSATELFVPVFSATLAIIATYVPLVFFLSGMTGDFVGSLPVTIGVALFTSMLVAYFLVPYMSYVFIKKGVRKGEAEEAKADKKSLLDWVQQFYNSTLESAFRGPKLTMLVGLLSILLGGAIMALLPRQLFPKVERNQFAVEIYLPEGYTLAQTVAVADSMEVLLMSDSRVVNVASFMGTSSPRFHTTYAPNFPSKNYAQLVVNTITADDAVAILDEYEAKRNIFPNAYVRMKQLDMLSTTAPIEVRISGNNIDSIKAIAENVKSIMQQNDAVIWARTDYLNKRQGVRVDVNDELANRLGLTRGLIASSIASGFSGIPIGTVWEGDYPVDVKVINPIDKRDGFDDIENQNVTSLFLSATVPVRQVTTITTDWSEGQIIRRNGVRTITVRADVKRGVLPYKILAELKPELKKIKTGSDVQLTYGGEEESELENYTPLSKAMLAGVMLIYFILLFQFKRSRLVFLVMLTMPLSFLGAAMGLVLTGYPFGLTSFLGIMSLMGIVVRNGIILIDYAEELRNKNGMLLAEAAVAAGKRRMRPIFLTSFAAAVGVVPMIVSGSSLWGPLGAVVCFGLLISMILTLYVLPVMYHQSLKKSIA, from the coding sequence TTCCGGGGGCTACTTCCGAACAGGTGGAAGACCAATTAGCCACCAAAGTGGAAAGTTTTCTTTACGGTTTTAAAGAAGTAAACCGGGAGAAAACGTATTCCATATCCAGAGAAGGAATGTTGGTTGTGTTTGTGGAAGTAAACAACAACGTAAAAGACCCTGATGGCTTTTGGGATAAAATAAAATTCGGCCTCAGCGAATTAAAATTACAGTTGCCACCGCAGGTACTTGCGCTGATTGCCAACAATGATTTTGGCGATACAGCCGCTTTGCTACTTACCATACAATCAGAAAGCAAAACCTATAAAGAGCTGGAGAAAGAATTGAAAATTATCGAAACGGAATTGCGAAAAATAAAGGCCGTTTCTAAAGTAAAACACTACGGAATTCAACAGGAACAGATAGCCATTTATCTGGATAATGCTAAACTGGCTTATTACGGTGTGCGTCCTATTACGGTGCTTGCCGCCATGCAATTGGAGGGTGCTGTGTATTACGGTGGCGAACTCAATAATTCAGAATTGATTACACCGATACATATTCCAGCAAATTTCAAATCGGAAGAAGACATTAAAAACCAAATCGTGTATGCCGATCCTGCTGGTAACATCATCCGGATGAAAGATATTGCTACTGTAGTTAGAAAATATAAGGAACCTGACTCTTTCATAAAAAACAATGGGGCAAAAAGCTTGCTGGTGTCATTGGAAATGCAACCTGGCAACAACATTGTTGATTTTGGGAAACAGGTGGATCAATCCCTCGCTTCCATCCGGACTAAAATTTCTTCTGATGTAAATCTGGATAAGATTGCTGATATGCCAACAGCCGTAGATCGTTCCATTATTCATTTCCTGAAAGAATTTTTCATTGCTATTATCGCTGTGATCATCGTTACGATGTTGTTATTGCCTTTACGGGTAGCTGCGGTTGCCGGCGTAACGATCCCCATTACCATTTTTATAACCGTAGGCATTTTATATTTATTAGGTGTTGAACTACACACCGTTTCGCTTGCAGGATTAATCGTTGTATTAGGCATGGTGGTGGATAATGCCATTGTTGTTATTGATAGTCATGTAGAAAAATTAGATCATGGCGAAACGCCCTGGGATGCTGCCTGGAAAAGTGCGACAGAACTTTTTGTTCCGGTATTTTCTGCTACCCTTGCCATTATCGCTACCTATGTTCCTTTGGTATTTTTCTTATCTGGAATGACCGGTGATTTTGTTGGTTCTCTGCCTGTTACCATTGGTGTGGCCTTGTTTACGTCTATGCTGGTGGCCTACTTTCTGGTTCCTTACATGAGCTATGTATTTATCAAAAAAGGAGTCAGGAAAGGAGAAGCGGAAGAAGCAAAAGCCGATAAGAAGTCACTACTCGATTGGGTGCAACAGTTTTATAATAGCACACTCGAAAGTGCCTTCAGAGGACCAAAGCTGACCATGCTGGTAGGCTTACTCTCCATTTTATTAGGCGGAGCAATCATGGCACTGTTGCCACGACAGTTATTTCCAAAAGTGGAGAGGAATCAGTTTGCCGTAGAAATTTATCTACCGGAAGGATACACACTTGCCCAAACAGTTGCTGTTGCCGATAGTATGGAGGTATTGCTCATGAGTGATAGTCGGGTGGTTAATGTAGCCTCCTTCATGGGTACCAGCTCACCACGTTTCCACACTACCTACGCACCTAATTTCCCATCAAAAAATTATGCGCAGTTGGTAGTCAATACCATAACAGCCGACGATGCCGTGGCAATATTGGATGAATATGAAGCAAAACGCAATATTTTTCCAAATGCCTATGTGCGCATGAAACAATTGGATATGCTGAGCACAACCGCTCCGATTGAAGTACGGATTTCCGGTAACAACATTGATTCCATAAAAGCCATCGCTGAAAATGTAAAAAGTATAATGCAACAAAACGATGCTGTTATATGGGCGCGTACGGATTATCTTAATAAAAGGCAGGGTGTGCGTGTAGATGTGAATGATGAACTCGCCAACCGGTTAGGGTTGACCCGAGGACTAATCGCCTCTTCAATAGCATCTGGTTTCTCTGGGATACCTATAGGTACAGTTTGGGAAGGAGATTATCCGGTAGATGTGAAGGTCATTAATCCAATCGATAAAAGAGATGGTTTTGATGATATCGAAAATCAAAATGTAACATCCCTGTTTTTGAGTGCCACAGTTCCTGTGCGACAGGTAACTACCATAACCACCGACTGGAGCGAAGGGCAAATTATCCGCAGGAACGGTGTACGAACTATTACGGTGCGAGCGGATGTAAAAAGAGGGGTGCTACCTTATAAAATATTAGCTGAACTAAAGCCGGAACTCAAAAAAATAAAAACAGGTTCCGATGTTCAACTCACGTATGGCGGTGAGGAGGAAAGTGAATTGGAAAATTATACACCGCTGAGCAAAGCCATGCTGGCAGGCGTAATGTTGATTTATTTTATTTTGCTTTTCCAGTTTAAGCGATCGAGATTAGTCTTTTTAGTGATGCTGACCATGCCTTTAAGTTTTCTGGGTGCGGCTATGGGTTTAGTACTTACCGGTTATCCTTTTGGGCTTACCTCCTTCCTCGGAATAATGAGCCTTATGGGTATCGTCGTGCGCAATGGCATTATCCTGATTGATTATGCTGAAGAGCTCCGCAACAAGAACGGAATGTTATTGGCGGAAGCAGCGGTGGCTGCCGGTAAGCGTAGAATGCGCCCCATATTTCTCACTTCTTTTGCGGCTGCCGTTGGCGTGGTGCCGATGATTGTAAGTGGCTCATCTCTTTGGGGGCCTTTAGGTGCTGTAGTTTGCTTTGGACTGCTGATATCCATGATACTTACCTTGTATGTGCTGCCTGTGATGTATCATCAATCACTTAAGAAATCAATTGCTTAA